DNA sequence from the Cercospora beticola chromosome 8, complete sequence genome:
CTCAAAGCCAATCACCTCGTGGGCACCATGTTGGCATCAGTCGATCAATCCGCAGGCCCTGTCGCGTATGACGCATACGAAGCAGAATTCCGAGCGATCGTGGACCTGGCACGAGAAGTGTTGGCGTCTTTCTCATGCCCACCACTTCCGACACTATCAGGGCCGAACTCGGGCACGCCTTATTTGTCATTCTCCCTCTGGGTCACGGATCCGTTATGGATGGCCATTTCGCGTTGTCGCAATCCTACAATCCGTCAATCTGCTTTTACGTTGCTCTCACGCAATCCGCGTCAAGAAGGTATCTGGCATGCTGGACCGCAGTTGCCGAATTCGAGTCAGTATATGAGAAGAGTTGAGACTGGCTCATCAGGCAGACCAGCGGAATCTGTAAGAGGTCCCGATCCTCCATCAAACGGAGGAGACCGGCTAAAGATTGTCAGACACGAGCGGGATCAAGATGACCCTACGATTTCCCCAAATGACAACCGAAGTGGATCTGAATGGGTCAAGTTGCGCAATCAGGTTGATGAATGGACGGAAGGTGAGTGATTGTGTCAAAGTACGAAGTACGAAGGTGTATGACAACGCTGACCCGCCATCAGAAAGCAATCAACTCGTTCAAAGTGAATGGCTCGCTCGAGGGGTATGCTGATCTGTTCCGAACTGTATCACACTGGCGAACGTGACAGCTAACAGGCGCAGGGTAACAATCGCCCAACTGTGAGGTACGAAACGCACTGCAGAGGCAGGTGTTGCATTCCGACCCTCGAGGAAATCAGACCTGATAGACAGGACCCCGGTGATCTCCTCGTGATTGCTGAAGGTTTGTGCTACCGCGCCGCGCGAAATCGCTCGATTGCTGACCCTTGCAGACCCGCCAGCAAAGAGCGGCACAGCCTGGACAGTTGCGAGCTCGCAGCACTCAGCGTCTCCGTCAACAGGCACACAGCACGCGGAAAGTGGCAGCTGTATGTGCTCTCCCGCGTGCGCATGTCGCTCGTAACGAATGCGATACGCGGAAGCTGTGCAAGTGTTTGCGTGGACCAGTCCAACTTCGTGATCCAGTCGCACAGCAGACAAAACGTTGGTCCGCTTATCGCGACCGCTACTGCGACATGGTGACCTGCAAGCAAACCACTTCATTACCTCGACAAATGAGAGAAGAGGATATCAGGTCAGTATGGATCCATTATCCGGCATAGATGCCATGTTCAACGCCATGAACATGAACACGCCACCTTTCAGCTCGGCCACCTTCAGTAACCTGCCCTCGCGTCGAGCTTGGACGCGCCGACGTCCGCATCAGGGCAGAAGCTCTTACGAAACACTTCCACAGTGGGACGCTACTTTTCCGGACGCTATGCGTGATTACCACTACTTCGGGTCGGAACCATTTCTTGAGAACTCAAGAATCAAGGAGCTGGACGATTTCGAAAGCGGAGCAGTACCTCCGCCAACTGACTATACTCAGCCACGTACTCGCCTTTCTTCACCCTACCACCAGCAGACCACTCCTAGCTTGCGGGCTGCACGTAGCTTGACGTTTGCAGAAGCTGCACGCTGCATGCACGCCGCACTGGTATGTGCGAATCAGGAATGCCGCAGCATCGAGACGTCTTTCAATGCGCAGACTCGCCAAATCCAAGCGTGGCTGCCTGCTGCATACGTAAATTCGCTTTGGACCATCCGATTGAGCTGGACTGGTCGTACCGAACACAACTCTCCCGCCTCCGCAGCAACTTCCGAATTGGGCTCTAACGAGCTGGCTACGTACTTCGGGATTGTTCAGCGCTTCAACACTGCTTTGGCAGGTATCAGAACGTGTACGCCACCAGACAGGACTGGCGTTGGCAGAGGCACGTCTCTGCCTAACAGTTCCGGCAGACTTCCACTCGGGTGGGAGGTTCTTGGCAGTACGATGCGAAAATTACAGATTTCACTGGAAGCGATTGAAGAACTGTTTGTCCTGGTCAAGACTCAGCGTGACAGAATGCCACTTCTGTTACACGAAATCGGATCTGCGCAGCATCTGCTTGAGAGCGTGAGAGAAGTTTGGGagacggagaagaaggctggaAAGAGGCCGGAAGGAATGGCGAGTTCTTCTTCCGccgcttcttcgtcttcgtcttcgcaaTTTTCACGACAGAGGGGGAATGAGTGGTCTGGCTTCAGTTCTGTGGGAAGTGACACCTTTGATGACATGGGAATTGAAATTTGAAGAGCTCAAACTACTTTTCAATATTGCCATGAAACTCGATATCGCTGGGGGTCTTCCCAGTATGGCTGGCTGGTTTGCTATGAGGTGGATGACAAGGTATTGAGACCTTCCCAATCTGTGTTTTCAGAAGAGATTAGCTTTGAAAAATCAAGAGCACTCAGATAGGATAGAAACGCAGCTCAATCAAAAAAACCGACTTCAATCAACAACCTTCGTACTAAACGAGAAAGAAATTCTGGGGAAAAAGAAAAAAGATTGATAACTTACCAAATTTCGTCCTCTCTTCCACCCTCTTACTAATCTCCACCTCATCCCCCTTCCTGATCACATTCCCCTCACTTTCCCCATCATTCAAAAAACTATACCGTCCGAAAATCGGACTATACTTCACGCCCGGATCAATTCTTCGATCTTTTTGTAATTTCTTCAACAATTCTCCTGCTTCGTTTGTTGCCGGTTCGCCGGTCGCATAATCAATATTGATGCTTTTGCAGCGGCCGCAGTTGTGGATGCAGTCGATTCTGGTCGGCTTGGCGGTGGCTTCGGAGGATGTGGAAGATTTGATGGTGATTTGACCCCAGTAGTCTTCATCCCAGGGGGCACTGGCGCCGGAGACGATGATGTTGGGGCGGAATTTTATTATGTCGAGTGAGGAGGGGTCGGTGGTTGATGGGAAGCGGGAATGGATGTCTTCCATTGATTTGGAGGAGGTTATGAGGTAGGGTGCTACGTCGGTGAAGGTGAGGAGTTGGGGGTCGGAGGTTGATGTTCCGGTTAAGAGATTGGTGGCCGTGGAGGTTATGGAGGAGAGCCAGCCGGAggcgttgttgttggaggagctggagttgTTGTTGGGTTTGCGTTGGATGTTGTGGCTTGAGGACATGAGGACTGGACGGTATTGGGGGCCGAGGTAGGTGAGGATTACTTCGAAGCCGTAGCAGGAGGAGAGCCAGTCGTTGTATTGTTGTTGCATTTTGTAGGCTTTTGTTGGGGAGCCGTGGAGGTTTACGTCTACGACTTCTAGGTCGTCTGTGTGGGGTGAGAGAGGGAGGTCTAGggatttctcttcttcgttggGAGGCTTGTAGGTGATAGTGAGGACTCCAGCTTCGGTGTCGATGCTAGGGAAGAATAGCACGCTCTTTGGGTAATATGCCACGGCCATGTTCTTGTATGTCGGTTTGCCGTCCTCGCCTTTTCGGACGTGCAGCATCATGAATCGCCTGTCGTGGTGGAAGCCATGTTTGGTCACTTGCGcctcttcgagctcgaccGCCCGAAGTGCCTTGACAGGATAAATGTATATTCCTTCAATCTTCATAGCGGCGGCGCTTCGGGTTGTTCGCTGGTCTGTTGTGTGCCAATGCCTGATGTCTCAGCTAGTGCATGTGCTAGGCCTAGATTTCGGCTGGTCGATGTTCGAACTTCGATGTACGGAGCCAGGTATCGTAGCGACCCTAGATAGTTTCTGACTGCGCCTTGCCCTTTGGTGCGAAATAGTCGAATGCACGACGATGGTGTCAATATCATGTGTCGTCAGACTGGACGACCGGACCTTTACCCCTCCATTGATTATCGGCTTACCAAAGAGCGGCACCGGACCGGTCGAAGGCATGGCTGCGGGGTCCCCTCAGGCACGCAATGCCATGAAACTGTGGAACTTCCAGAACAGTGCAGTTCGAATCAGAAAACGAACCGAGCAAGCCGAGGACATGGAGCAGGGTGACTCTGAGTTCACTATAATTCCCTGCTGACACTCTGTCTGTCTTGGTCAGCTTCTTTATTTTCATGCCATGTCCCTGAACAAAGTTCATCAACCCTCAGGCATGATTCCGTCCAAACATGTGATTGTGGACGTCCTGTGGACATCTTCAGGGCTATCAACTTGAATGTACAGAGCTTCAAAGAGAACCGCTTCGATAGCATTGAAAATACGTTTCCATGGCGCTTTCACCGGCTACTACTGATGCCGAAATGTCAATCACCTCCGAGTGATGTACTGCTTCAACGCACTGCTCGTCGCATCCAAAGCAAGCACAAAAGCTCTCGCCACAACTTGCGCGCCAGCAGGGGACGTGTGCAGAGCATCATTGGGGTAGTATGAGTTCACGGTGTCTGATCCCGCTTTGCGATAGAGCTCCGCAACGTAGATCTGATGGTCGACGAAAGTGGCCCcaacagcagctgctgcgtctTTAGCATAACCAACGAAGCGGCTGGGAGTGTAGGCATAATTGCCACCTTCCCAGACGTTCCTGGTCGTTGGGCTGGCGATGATCACAATGGCACCTTTGCTTTGGAAAACTTTCGCCGCGTTGACAAGGTAGGTGTAGTAGGTCTGGACGGTTTCCTGGACGCCGCTACATTTTGTGTCAGTATCGGAGTGTGTAGGAAGATTGACCGATGTGTAGCTATGCGACTTACTTGTAAGTGGTCTGGCAAGTAGTGCTGTAATCGTTGTTGACAACACCGCAGACTGATCGTCCGTTGTCGGTACTCAGACCTCCACCATCATTGTGTCCAAACTCAATGACGACGAAATCGCCCTTGGCAACATTGTTGGCCATGGCCGTAAATCGTCCTTCGCGGGTGAAACTTCTGGTGGAACGTCCACCGATGGCATTGTTGACGACCTCCAGACTCACGCGATCTTTCAAGTAAGTTCCCCATCCTTGAGTTCCGTCAGCGCCAGCTATTGTCGCCGTTGTGGAATCTCCGGCCAGATATATCTTGGCGGCGAGAGCGCTGGTGGCTGCCAGGAGGCATGAACACAGCTTGCGTGGATGCATGTTGGTGGTCTTGCAGTTCCGTATAGTATCTTGAGATGTAGTGTCCGGTGTTGGAATCTTTCCGTCCTTGGGGTCCTGCGATGTTATAGTAGTCGCCTTGAGCAAGCCGGCGTTCAAGTCAACTGCCGCGGTTCGCGGAATTCTGGATGAACGTTAGATGCAAGTCATGGCGCTTGTCtcagaactatagcttatgCGGAAGAATTTCGTCCGTTCGCACTGAAATATGCTATCGACACAATATGCAAAGACCGAGTGCGACATCGTTTGCAGTCTTCCCTCTCGGGTAAGATGAGTCCGAAGCCAGGCGAGATGGTCGTCAAGCGTCTCGGCGCTAGCTTGAAACGTTTGAAGACACAGCCAAGACGGAATGATATATGGTGATTGCCGTGTTAGTGCTGCGCCGAGGAGCTATACGGGCGACCTTCTTGCATGGGCTGGCTCAGTATGCGAGAGGGCTGCTTGCATATGACTTTTAGGTATGGCTCTTACAAGCCCAAAGCCACGCAAGAGCGTCCCATAGTGAGGTGCTACGGGTACGATGGACCTGCAGTAGCGATCGTGCTTCATGTTGATGCGCTTCGCTTCCTTATCTGATCATGTGAATAATATGGACTTTCCTTGCCCGGCTGCCGCGTGGCTCGAAACCACCAAACCCATCTGAAGTGCGTCTCTGCAGCTTCCTGGATGCAGAGGCCATCTTCGCGAGGCAGAGTTACGGGCAGAGCAATCTGTGCCTGTGGAGCGTATTTGAAGATCATAGTCTGATCACCAACTTCGTGTATCCTGCCTTACCTCTCCACAACGCTTCACTCGAATGGTCGCCAGACATGTCTGGGGTGTCCATATCTGTGCAGTCGGCTTCGACCTAAGCATTCTCTTCATTGTCACGTTCGAGGTCGTAATATCTTCGCTAGCCGTTCCATCATCTCGTTCTGATGTGCTCGATTGCCAGCGGGCCTTGACAGATCtcggagcagagcagagggcGATAAGTCGAGGTGGGACGCGTAGCAGCTGTCGACCGCGACGTTGCCTGCCATGGCAATATCTTCCCGTGCTGTGCGGCCTCGCAGGCCTGGCAAGGTGGTAGCTGTGGTCATGTCGCGTGTTTTGGGTGTGTGTAGACGCGTCGAAGTGGAGATGAAGGATGGCAGTTGCGATGTCGGCCAAGACTGAGAGACTTTAGGGACTTCATTTGACGTTAATTACTGTAGAAGCTACCACTTCTGCCGACTTGTCTCACATTACTTATATTTTGACAGTACGCACGAATTCTCGCTCACTGAACCGATAGTTTCAACCGATACGAGGTTACCACGATCTTCAACAGAGGACGGAACAAGAATGCACAAACCTGAAAGCCGAAACCCCGAAACCTGCGAAACATACCCGGCATACATATAAATGTCAAGAACATGACTGCGGCAACTGCGAGAAACCTGTTGACGCTCTGCGCCGGGCATTCAAATAGGTGTTTGTGTACCAGATCCTCGTCAAGACCTGCACTCTTCACTATCTATCGAAACTCAAGCAACTCCTTCCCTCATTCTCGCAAGACCTCAACTATGACACTTCAATCATTTCCCGCCAGCTTCGTTCGTGGCGGCACCTCCAACGGACTGGTCTTGAATCTAAAGGATCTTCCATCTTCAGATCCCACAAAATGGCAGCCGATTTTGTCCTCGGCCATGGGCTCTCCAGACTCGACAGGACGTCAACTCAACGGCGTTGGCTCCGGCGTGTCATCAACCAGCAAAGTCTGCATAGTTTCCGAGTCCGCTCGTGAAGACTGCGATGTGGACTTCACATTCGTCCAGGTCGGGATAAAAGACGGAAAGCTGGATCTTGCCGGCAACTGTGGCAACATGTCATCGATCGTTGGACCTTGGGCTCTGAACGAGGGTCTTCTCCGGACAGCCCTCCAGACGAGGAAAGATGAGAATGGTAATGAGGAAAATTTTGTGAATGTGAGAATCTTCAACACGAACACGAATAAAGTCATTCATGCCGAGTGCCCTGTGTTGGAAGATGGAACGTACAACCCATTTGGCGACTATGCAATTGATGGCGTGCCTGGGACGGGATCAAGAATCACTTTGAAATTTATCGACCCAGCTGGAGCCAAGACTGGAAAAGCTTTACCTACTGGGAACCCAATCGATACAATCCAACTCTCTGATGGAACAGAAGTAAGGGCCAGTCTGGTAGATGTGGCAAATCCTGGTGTATTCGTCCTTGCTTCAGATCTAGGCTTGCCAGGAGATATCGAACCGACGACTTTGGAAGCACACCAGAGCATTTTGACCCGTCTCGAAGAGATCAGACAAACAGGAGCGAAGATGATGGATATGGATCCTGAAGCGCAGACTGTGCCGAAgatcgtcctcatcagcaagcCGGAGGCAGAAGCAGTCAGCTCGGGAATCCACATAGTCTGCCGTGCGCTGTCTATGCAGCAACCTCACAAGGCAGTGCCACTGACTCTGGCGCTCAATCTCGGGGCTGCTTGTCGTATGCCTGGGACTCTGCCGGCACTGACAGCAGTGAACGCTGAGGGCCGTGAGTCGCTAACAATCGCACATGCGAGCGGCAAACTTGAGGTGGGGAGCGTGTTTGAAGATGGTCAAATTGAGAGCGCACTGCTGCATCGTACAGCCAGAGTTCTGATGAAAGGGGATGTCTTCTATTCAGCACAATCCTGAGCAACTCATAAGAAGAAATCTCGATCTACTCAAGGGTGTAATATTCCGGCTGATCTCGGTGCGGAATTCAGTGAACAGTATGCCTCAGTATGCTACAGCTCGAACTCGTCACTGAACAGCGACGACGTTGTAATTGGTGCTCATTGAAAGCTTCCAGCTATCTTAGGCATTGTGGTCAATTATGCTTCAAATGGAAGCGACCGCACAGGGAAGGCCTGCTTGTACAAGGTTGACGTGGAGAGCAATTCCGGATGCCGGTTGTCCCGATGGTCTCAAGCACGCGCCTCTCAACACCGGCCTACATATGTTGTGAAAGAAGCCAATCCTTTGGAGACGGATTCATGTCGTCTCCAACGACGTCAGCATTGAAATCTCCTTGGGCCATCCATCGACCACGAAGAGCGTCTCGCAGGCTTACGCTGGGCCTTGGGCTCTGTGCCATCGCCATGGCATACAAATTCTTGCCCTTCCTTCTGGCTATATTCGACCACACTCAAGCGACCCGATATGGCAACAATCATGTCAGCGTCAGAAAGGATGAGCCACAAGTAGAGGCGAACTTTCCGGATCCTGGGGTAAAGCTGTTTTCACCAGCCTTTTTAGACGAACATAGCGTCCAATCTGGGTTCAAGAATGGCACTACGGGACCTACGAGCGATGAAACATTGACAGATTTCTTGTCACTGCTAGACGAAAGGAATGACTGGTTTCACTGGCAACCAGCCGAATATCTTTCGGAAGAAGGGAGATCAATCGACTTCGTCTATGTCTCTCAAGATCCCCAACCCCATACTTCGACCGACAGAGCTCGAATCTGGATCCAGGGTGGCGTGCACGGGGACGAGCCCGCCGGAGATCAAGCTGTGCTTGCACTGCTGGGTGAATTGGACTCGAACAAAACGTGGACTACCTCTATTTTGGAgaaagtagacctactacttctaccaAGATACAACCCAGACGGCGAGGCGTATTTCCAACGACTGCTGGCTTCGAACTTCGATCCAAATCGCGACCACATCAAACTTGCAAGGCAACAAACTCGAGATATCAAGAAGACTTTCAGCAAATTCGACCCACACGTCGCTGTGGACCTTCACGAGTATTCTGCGAGACTGCAGTTACTTTCCCATGGAGAAGTCTATGTCCCACAAGCAGATGCAAGATTCAGCGCGGCGAAGAATCTTAACATCCATCCCGACATAAGCGCCTTGTCTGAGAAGCTCTACGCGCCAGCTATAGCGTCGAATCTTGAAGCTAATGGCCTGAGATGGGAGCCGTATGCTGCAATAGGGCCTGGTCGGAAACCCAACGAAACGATATCATTTGTGGAGGCTGAAAGCGATGCAAAGATTGGGCGTAATGCGATGGGACTGATTCAGGTAAGTAATAACCTAGGAAGTGCACCTTCCCGGACACATTAACCGACTGGCTCCGTGCTTGCTGCAGGCAGTTTCATTCCTCTGCGAAACACGAGGAATCGGTATCGCTGACCAGGAGTTCGCGCGGCGCACCTACAGCGGACTGAGTATGCTGGAGAGCATCGTGCAGACCACAGCAGACCACGCCTCTGAAGTCCTAGAAACGATCACGAAGAGCGTCGAAGACTTCGTCCAAAGCAAGGAGCACATCGTGCTCACAGACCATGCAGTGAAAACACAAAACAACTGGACCTTCATAGAGCTCGATAGCGGAGATTTGGCTGAAGTCCTGATTGACTTTTCCTCAACTACACCTACACGAGCGAACCTCACAAGGCCGAGACCCGAAGCGTATCTCATTCCTCGAACATGGGCTGAACTTGCTGAGAAGCTGCGGGTATCCGGACTCGAAGTTGAGACGCTGCCGGACGCGTTTCACGGGACTGTTGAGGCTCTGACGATAGAGACGTCGAAGTTCGTGGAGCCAGTGTCGTACTATGAGGGTGCAATTCCAGTCAGAGTGACAACAAATTCCACTATGAGGGAAATTTCGCTTCCGAAGGGGAGCTTTCGAATTAGCACGAGGCAGAAGAATGCTGCCCTTGCGTTTGCTGCTCTGGAGCCAGAGGTCATTGATTCGTACGTCAGTGTCAACATCATACCGCTTGAAGAAGGAGACGAATATCCCATATTCAGAGTGCTGTGATCTAGAGAATCAATGCGCGAGGAAGTCCAGCGGCTCATCTGAGATGTGCTCTACTCAGCCAACTCCAATACATCGCACAGACTGAAGATCTTGCTCCAAAAAAGCAAGCAAAACCTTCGCTGTTGATAGTCACCATTGTTGGCTGGGGTAAAAGGCTCCTATGAGAAGTATGTCTCGGCATGCGGCAATTCGAAATCGTCGCTGAGTGGTATTGGCTTGCCGGAGTTGCCTTTTTTCACTGGCTTCACTGGGAGCAAGGGTTTCCGATCCGCGTCGTTCTCGCCAGAGGTGCCGAGAGCTCGATTCGTAGGCTTTGCGTCCTGGCTGGTTGGTAGAGGCGCCGCGGCTGGCTGCAGTTCTTCAGCCGGACTCCCAAGGAGAGGTGGCTTCACTCTGAAAGCCGCGGCAACGTCTTTGAGCTGCAGCATATAGAGACCCTGGTACTCCGGGTCCGATACCAGCTGTTCGAGAAACGAGCGGCCCGATTCGAAAACGTGCTCCACATGTTTGCTGTATTCGGAGCTTTTTCCACCTCCGACGTGTGTGGTGATGCGCACTGGGCGGCCATCTCGTACCTTAAGGAGGCTCAAGGTCAGCGTCATATTGATGTGATCCAGCGCAACGCAGTAAGGACAGGTCACCGTGGctacctctgaatgcaactacCTCTGTGTGCAAGCGCCTAACCGGATTGGTTCTCGATCAATGGAAAGCTTTTGTTTTTGGCTTAGCGACCTGCGCTTGCATTAAGAGGTAGGTGCATTCAGAGGTTGCCACGGTTAGAGATGCCCTCACGTTGCCCAAATGTATTGTGCGGGAACGATGAGAGACGTCATAACTTACCGAAAGCATTGCAAAACGATCGCTTCCAGTGCGATCTCGCTTTTCGACGGCACTCATCATACAGAAGTCGACGTTTTTGAGCCTGATCATCCTTGGAGAGCGTGTGGCGAGTAAACCAGTCACAACGGAACTCAGATCGAGATTGCCGAGACGCCTATAGCGAGTGTCTTTCTCGGAGATGTACTCAGCTCTCGTTCCATGAGAAGAGCAGAATGATATGCCCAGAAATGTCGATTTGACCTCTGCCACGAAAGTGTTGATAGCGAACCAGACTGGAAGTGACTCTTGTCGCAGCTGATTTGATGCTCTGGCAAGTGCTGGCGTTACAAAGTTGCGAAGGCGCTGGACGAAAGGTTCTCGAAGTGCATATTCGTAAACGCAAAGGCGCACCTCGGGAGGAAGGTCCAGAAAGGGAAAGGTTTTTGCAGCTGGCACTGTCCTCAACTCCTCACATCGAGTCGGAAACACTCTCTCGGGCGCTCGAAACCTTCGCTCCAGTCTGCGTAGTTCTTGGAATGTCGCCGTCCTGTGTCGTATTGACACACGTCAGCTCAGTGTCGGCAAGGCGGATCTTGCGGAGTCGAATCCGCCATTATGCATTTTAGCTGAATGATCAGCAAAAGAAGCAGACTTACGCTGCATCATCGTCCATCGAACTTCTGGCCCCAGCTTTCAGATAGGCTTCTGTGTGATATCCGCTTGTGTACTCGGCTTTCGTCCTCTTAAACCATTGTACCCGGTCTGGTGGCGAAGTTGTGAGGACAGGAGCAAGAACAACTGGCGCAATTGCCGATCCGGTTGCACAACACTTGCATGACTTGCATGGGATGGCCTGCGAGCAGAGAACCATGGCCGATCGGTGCGTTGTGATGTGCCGTGATGTAGTGGCGGAAGTGGAGGCGTTTGAAGTGAGACAGCGAGAGGTCCACGCGCAGAGTGGGGCCTTCCCCAACCTATACAACTGACTTGGACACGAGCCAGGTGCGCCAACACGTGACGCGCCTCCAAAGTGCAACCTTCCTCACTTCAGCGGCGCAATTTCTTTCGGACATCGATCGTACTTTCACTCACAAGACCACAAGACAGCATTTGGCAGCTGAGATGTACTCGTGCCAGAAAAATTTACAGAGTGCAGCGGTGCCTAGTAATCTCGTTCGCAACGCATAGCTCGCGGATAGCACTGCACGATCAGCTGGTCTATGACCAAACGTCTTCTGCCGGTATCGCATACTTCTTCCATTGAGACGACCGCACATAACCCAGATCAAACCCCAATCTTTCTAATATCCCTTCCATCACGCATCCGACTGCATTTTCTTCGTCCTCACGCCACTTCAATCGGCCCCATTCTTCGTCAGATTGATCGTCCTCCCTGAATTCACACACCGCGAAGTCAAGCATAACAACCCTCCGCTCGTGGCCGTCAGGAACTTGTTCATTGACCACAAAGTTCGAAGGCCGTACATCGCTGTTCAGGAACCCCAGGCTTGAATAAGCGCGCACGTTTTGTACAGCTTGCTCCACGATGCGCTGCCAGCTTTGCCGAGGAATGACGTCCGTCATAGTTGAGAGCGTTGGGCCAGGGATGTATTCGAGCGAAATCCCGGGAATACTTAGGAGGTCGCTGTCCTGCTCGAGGGGCTCGCCCAAATTGCTCTGTTCCAGAGGCAGAGAGACTGCAGAGTATAGTCTTGGTATCTGCTTGCCTTGAAGTGTTTTCATGACGTCGTAGGCTTTGGTCTCGTCGGAAAACAGGTCGGAGCACTTGTCATGGAGGTAGGCTTCGTTTTCTGCTGTGGACCAACCTTCTTCGGGttcttcgaagtcgatgcTATCATCGTTCAATTTTCGAACGAACTCGGCTGCTTCTCCATTCTTGATTATGTCGATGTATGCCTCTTCTGTGGCCGCGGTCCAGGGTTCAATTTTCGACTCTTTACGGAGCTGACTTGCAAAGCGGCGGTCGTAAAGCTTTAATATCGCTTTCGCAGGTTCGATGGGCGAGTCTGTGATGCCCAAGTCGCTGGCATTGATCTCGACCGTAGCTACGCAGGATAGCGTGAAAGGTTCGTATAGCTGTATGATCTTAGCCTGGAGGGTGCGAGGAGCGTTGTCAAGGGAGTTGGTGTGCAGACTGAGGATGTCGCCGACGGCATACGACTTTCTGTTGATCTGAAGTCAGAACACAGCTTGCCTTACCATTGCAACTCACTTACTGATGCGTATCGGTAGCCATTGTGGGCGGGAGAAAGGTTCGTGTGCGCTGGCAACAAAGATGGCGTCGCGTTGCGACCGGACCTGCAGACAGTTTGGCACGACGTTCAGCTGATCGCGACTGCCATTTGTAATTGTAGGCATCCAGT
Encoded proteins:
- a CDS encoding uncharacterized protein (CAZy:CE12) — its product is MHPRKLCSCLLAATSALAAKIYLAGDSTTATIAGADGTQGWGTYLKDRVSLEVVNNAIGGRSTRSFTREGRFTAMANNVAKGDFVVIEFGHNDGGGLSTDNGRSVCGVVNNDYSTTCQTTYNGVQETVQTYYTYLVNAAKVFQSKGAIVIIASPTTRNVWEGGNYAYTPSRFVGYAKDAAAAVGATFVDHQIYVAELYRKAGSDTVNSYYPNDALHTSPAGAQVVARAFVLALDATSSALKQYITRR
- a CDS encoding uncharacterized protein (MEROPS:MER0011257) — encoded protein: MAYKFLPFLLAIFDHTQATRYGNNHVSVRKDEPQVEANFPDPGVKLFSPAFLDEHSVQSGFKNGTTGPTSDETLTDFLSLLDERNDWFHWQPAEYLSEEGRSIDFVYVSQDPQPHTSTDRARIWIQGGVHGDEPAGDQAVLALLGELDSNKTWTTSILEKVDLLLLPRYNPDGEAYFQRLLASNFDPNRDHIKLARQQTRDIKKTFSKFDPHVAVDLHEYSARLQLLSHGEVYVPQADARFSAAKNLNIHPDISALSEKLYAPAIASNLEANGLRWEPYAAIGPGRKPNETISFVEAESDAKIGRNAMGLIQAVSFLCETRGIGIADQEFARRTYSGLSMLESIVQTTADHASEVLETITKSVEDFVQSKEHIVLTDHAVKTQNNWTFIELDSGDLAEVLIDFSSTTPTRANLTRPRPEAYLIPRTWAELAEKLRVSGLEVETLPDAFHGTVEALTIETSKFVEPVSYYEGAIPVRVTTNSTMREISLPKGSFRISTRQKNAALAFAALEPEVIDSYVSVNIIPLEEGDEYPIFRVL